GTGCCTCTACAGGTTGTTTCTTGGAGGAGTACAGAACGAAATATCCAGTTATGGGGTATGATTATAGTGACCAGGCTATTAAAATGTTAAAAAGTAAACAGTTACCTTGCCGGCAAGTAAATTTAAATGATGTAGCTAATGTTAATAAGTGCATGGATCTGGATGTTGATGGCAATTTACCCACTAATTTCATAGCCATAAGAATATTCCAGTACTTGGATGATAAGGCATTAGGCGCACTTATATTTACACTTCTAAAACGTGCCGCTCCTGATTCACGGTTTATTCTTGTTAACTCAATAGGTAACTCTCCTGCAGATGGGCATGGATTAACAAAGAACTATATCGCGTCATTTTTTGGGGCAAGAACAGATACGAAAATTATGTTAATGAGTGAAACACCAAAGAAAACAGTTACCACAACTGATATGCATAACGATGATGAGGTCTTAGTCGTGCAAAAACTATAAATTTAAGCATTGGCAAGTTAATTTTTTGTAGTTTAGAGCAAAATTATTCGCTTGAATAGAAGACAAAATGTACTTAATCTGTCTGGATAACAGAAGGTCATGATGTTTAAGGTACTAAAATTCTGTCTATCAAAAACTAAAATCTAATAAATCAAGGGGGTGACAATCATTGGAACAAAGGTATTCTCTAAGGATTAAGTTTCTTGTTTTACAGTTTTAGCTGCCCACTTTCTCGGATAGGTTTCATTATTTCATCCATTTTAGGATTGGCGGTTAAGGCCTCGCGAATTTTGCGAAAATCGCAACAGCTTGGTTTG
The nucleotide sequence above comes from Legionella hackeliae. Encoded proteins:
- a CDS encoding SAM-dependent methyltransferase, with translation MKPQFKAIQSKKTLDTENPENKKNKDYWEEYNDENPVGNYENGKVIRSSSYSQIFFKQFMLDVYLKKDSKILQFGASTGCFLEEYRTKYPVMGYDYSDQAIKMLKSKQLPCRQVNLNDVANVNKCMDLDVDGNLPTNFIAIRIFQYLDDKALGALIFTLLKRAAPDSRFILVNSIGNSPADGHGLTKNYIASFFGARTDTKIMLMSETPKKTVTTTDMHNDDEVLVVQKL